A genomic window from Chitinophaga pollutisoli includes:
- a CDS encoding chorismate synthase has product MNSFGRLFRVNVFGESHGESVGVNIDGVPAGIPLRQEDFLADLERRKGGARGTTPRKEDDLPFLKSGVFNDRTTGAPVTILFENNNTRSADYAKLREFPRPGHADFVASKKYGGFEDYRGGGHFSGRLTLNLVAAGVIAKKILGEGVSVKAEITEVGGIADPERGLEEAIKAKDSVGGIVECRVDGLPIGLGEPFFDSLESNLAHAVFAIPAVKGIEFGSGFAAAKMKGLEHNDPIIDMEGKTATNHAGGVVGGITNGNQLVFRIAVKPTSSTPKEQQTLNITTGEVETFSVKGRHDLCIALRVPVVLEAVTAMVLADFMLLEQRRPRVFS; this is encoded by the coding sequence ATGAACAGTTTCGGCAGATTATTCAGGGTGAATGTTTTCGGCGAATCGCACGGGGAAAGCGTGGGCGTCAATATCGACGGTGTGCCTGCGGGTATTCCCCTGCGCCAGGAAGACTTCCTGGCCGACCTGGAGCGCCGCAAGGGCGGGGCGCGCGGCACTACGCCGCGGAAGGAAGACGACCTGCCGTTCCTGAAGTCGGGCGTGTTCAACGACCGCACTACCGGTGCGCCCGTCACAATCCTTTTCGAGAACAACAATACCCGCAGCGCGGATTATGCCAAGTTGCGGGAGTTTCCGCGGCCGGGGCATGCCGACTTCGTGGCGTCGAAGAAATATGGCGGTTTCGAGGATTACCGCGGCGGGGGGCACTTCAGCGGAAGGCTGACGCTGAACCTGGTGGCAGCGGGCGTGATCGCCAAGAAGATCCTGGGCGAAGGGGTTTCCGTGAAAGCGGAGATCACCGAAGTAGGGGGCATCGCCGATCCTGAACGGGGGCTGGAAGAAGCCATCAAAGCGAAGGATTCCGTCGGCGGTATCGTGGAGTGCCGGGTGGACGGGTTGCCCATCGGATTGGGAGAACCTTTCTTCGATTCCCTGGAATCGAACCTGGCGCATGCCGTGTTCGCCATTCCGGCGGTAAAAGGCATCGAGTTCGGGTCGGGATTCGCCGCGGCGAAAATGAAAGGCCTGGAACATAACGATCCCATTATCGACATGGAAGGCAAAACCGCCACCAATCACGCCGGCGGCGTGGTAGGCGGCATCACCAACGGCAACCAGCTGGTGTTCCGCATCGCAGTGAAACCTACATCTTCCACCCCGAAAGAACAGCAAACGCTCAATATCACGACCGGGGAAGTGGAAACCTTTTCCGTGAAAGGGCGCCACGATCTTTGCATCGCGTTGCGCGTGCCCGTAGTGCTGGAAGCCGTTACGGCCATGGTGCTGGCGGATTTCATGCTGCTGGAGCAACGCAGGCCAAGGGTGTTTTCCTGA
- a CDS encoding nucleotidyltransferase domain-containing protein → MKYGLSMTATHKLFASFVSIPEIDEAILYGSRAMGNFHPGSDIDIALKGALLDKSKLREIESKLEAMMLPFFIDVSIYHMIRSQELLQHIDEEGKTLYKRHICTCHDAN, encoded by the coding sequence ATGAAGTACGGATTATCCATGACAGCCACACATAAATTGTTCGCAAGCTTCGTCTCAATTCCTGAAATAGATGAAGCCATCCTATATGGATCACGGGCAATGGGCAATTTCCATCCCGGTTCTGATATCGATATTGCACTAAAAGGAGCGTTGCTCGACAAAAGCAAGTTACGGGAAATCGAATCTAAGCTGGAGGCGATGATGCTCCCATTTTTCATAGACGTTTCGATATACCATATGATTCGCAGCCAGGAACTGCTGCAGCATATCGACGAGGAAGGGAAAACACTGTACAAACGCCACATTTGCACATGCCATGATGCAAATTGA
- a CDS encoding HI0074 family nucleotidyltransferase substrate-binding subunit produces MTKKMERWEYLFNKFKRALIQLNRFIDKGDSLTDLEKQGMIKAFEYTFEQAWKTMKHYYELQGTVVIQGSRDAFLYASQFQMIEGDEGWLDMLRDRNDTVHSYDEILVSEIADSIRNVHFPLFVQLRQNLELIHLNSHKTAKISEI; encoded by the coding sequence ATGACGAAAAAAATGGAACGATGGGAATACCTTTTCAACAAATTCAAAAGAGCTCTGATACAGCTCAATCGCTTTATTGATAAGGGAGACAGCCTGACTGACCTTGAAAAGCAGGGGATGATTAAAGCGTTCGAATACACGTTTGAACAAGCATGGAAAACGATGAAGCATTATTATGAACTACAAGGCACGGTAGTGATTCAGGGTAGCCGCGATGCATTTCTTTACGCCAGTCAATTTCAGATGATTGAGGGCGATGAAGGTTGGCTGGATATGTTAAGGGATCGTAATGATACGGTGCATTCCTATGACGAAATCCTGGTAAGCGAAATTGCGGATTCGATCAGAAATGTTCATTTCCCCTTATTCGTACAACTCAGGCAAAACCTTGAACTAATTCACCTCAACAGTCACAAAACCGCAAAAATAAGTGAAATATGA
- a CDS encoding FKBP-type peptidyl-prolyl cis-trans isomerase has translation MISRKSLFICLLGLMSVQAAYSQKKKKKGPVVPPPPALVTTLDSVSYTIGNDMGEMLKKQGLDSLNLPLLFKAIEDLYKGDSAMITTEKGMSVVSAYLQKIKAEKAAKAKAAGDKFLTDNKTKEGINTTASGLQYQVLVNGTGPKPTLQDKVKVHYTGTLIDGTVFDSSVERGEPIVLPITGVIKGWTEALQLMPVGSKWKLFIPSDLAYGERQAGAKIAPNSALIFEVQLLEIVKE, from the coding sequence ATGATTTCCAGAAAAAGCCTGTTTATCTGCCTCCTGGGCCTCATGAGCGTCCAGGCTGCCTATAGCCAAAAGAAGAAAAAGAAAGGCCCGGTAGTGCCGCCCCCTCCCGCCCTCGTTACCACGCTCGATTCCGTGTCTTACACCATCGGTAACGACATGGGCGAGATGTTGAAAAAGCAAGGGCTGGACTCGCTGAACCTTCCCCTGTTGTTCAAAGCCATCGAAGACCTCTACAAAGGGGATTCCGCGATGATCACCACCGAAAAGGGCATGAGCGTTGTGAGCGCTTACCTTCAGAAAATCAAGGCAGAAAAGGCCGCAAAAGCCAAAGCGGCGGGCGATAAGTTCCTGACCGACAATAAAACGAAGGAAGGCATCAATACTACCGCCAGCGGCCTGCAATACCAGGTGCTTGTAAATGGTACGGGCCCAAAACCTACGCTGCAGGATAAAGTAAAAGTGCATTACACCGGCACGCTGATCGACGGCACCGTATTCGATAGTTCCGTGGAACGCGGCGAGCCCATCGTACTGCCGATCACCGGCGTGATCAAAGGCTGGACGGAAGCCCTCCAGCTGATGCCCGTCGGCTCCAAATGGAAGCTCTTCATACCTTCCGACCTCGCCTACGGCGAACGTCAGGCAGGCGCGAAGATCGCCCCCAACAGCGCACTCATCTTCGAAGTGCAGCTGCTGGAAATCGTGAAAGAATAA